ATTAACGGCCACTTGGCTACCAATCACTAGGGGCGAGCGCTGGTGAATAGAGGTCACTTCTAGATCCATAATTCGGGCAAGACCGGAAGTGGCCATCCCCCCGGCTTGTTCCACTAAAAATGCCAAGGGGGCACATTCATAGAGCAACCGCAGCTTGCCCTCAGGCTGATCTTCAGTGGGGGGATAAAAATAGAGTCCTCCTTCCAGTAGACAGCGATGGACATCAGCAACGAGGGCACCGCTATAGCGAAGGGTATGGGCTGTATGAGACTTGCGATCGCTTAAGTAATCCGCAAAGTTTTGGATATGGGGATGCCATTCCTGGTAGTAACTCAAGTTGGCACTGTAGGTTTTACCCGTTTCGGGACAGCGAATATTCTCATGGGAGAGGAAAAATTCTCCCAAACTGGGATCGAGGGTGAATCCATCAACCCGGCTCCCGGTGGTGTAGACCAACATCGTGCTAGTGCCATAGAGGACATAGCCCGCAGCCACCAATTCTGTCCCTGGCTGCAGGGCATCGGCTTCGGTACTACAATATCCACTGGTTTGGCGACGATAGATGCCAAAAATCGTACCCACCGCACTACCCGTATCGGTATTGGACGAACCATCCAATGGATCAGTGCAAAGGATATATTGGGCTGCCTGTCCACATTCAATCAACTTGACTTGATCGAGTTCTTCGGATGCGATCGCAGCCACCAAACCAATATTCGAAAAGGCATCAATCACAATCTGATTGCTAAAGACATCCAGCTTCTTCTGGGCATCCCCCGTGGCATTGGTCTCACCCATCAGACCCAAATTTCCCATCAGGGCCGCTCGACTGATTTCACGGGCCAGGACCTTGGCGGCAAAGCCCATCTGAGTTAACAAGATGGAGATTTCAATCGGTTGCTGAGCCAATCGATGTTGTTGCCATAGATGACTGTTAAAGGTGGTGGGATGACTCATCTCTTTTCCCTAAGCACTACAAAACTGAGGACTGCTGCTGTGCCATTGGCGTCCATCTCGCGTGAGTAAATCTGTGGCAGTTTGCGGTCCCCAACTCCCCGCCCCATAGTTCGGGAAATCTCGGCTGGGGAGGGCACTCCACACATCTAAAATCGGCATGACTATCTGCCAGCCCAGCTCCACATTGTCGGATCGCTGAAACAGGGTGGCATCGCCAATCATGCAGTCATACAGCAAGGTTTCATAGCCAGTGGTGGGGGTGGAATCAAAGTAATTGGCATAGCAAAAGTCCATATTGACGCTACCCATGCGCACCTTGGGGCCGGGAACTTTCGCCCCAAACTGGAGGCTAATACCTTCGTTGGGCTGCAGTCTGAGGACTAAAAAGTTATCTGTGAGCTGATCAATAGAGGTCTCCCGAAACAGCAGGGAGGGAACCCGTTTGAACTGAATCGCAATCTCACTGACTCGCTCCGGCAGTCGTTTGCCCGTGCGAAGGTAAAAGGGCACCCCTGCCCACCGCCAGTTATCAATGGTGAGCTTTAAAGCAGCAAAGGTTTCCGTATTGGAGTCTGGGGATACCCGCGATTCAAGCCGATAGGCCGAAACCGACTGGTCTTTGATTTGCCCTTCGCCATATTGTCCCCGGACGGCACAAGTGAGGACCTCCTCTGCCGTCAGAGGCTCAATGGCCTTGAGAACTTTAGATTTCTCATCCCGCACCGCATCGGCTTCAAAAGACACCGGGGGTTCCATGGCCGTCAGGGCCAAGAGCTGAAACAGATGGTTTTGGATCATATCTCGCAGCGCCCCCGACCCTTCATAGTAGCCGCCTCGACTCTCTACCCCCACCTGTTCAGCGACGGTAATCTGGATATGGTCAATGTAGCGATGGTTCCAGACCGGTTCAAACAGGCCGTTACCAAATCGAAACACCAAGATATTCTGAACCGTTTCCTTACCCAAATAGTGATCAATGCGATATATTTGCGATTCCGTTAGGACCTGACCAATCTCTTGGTTCAATCTCTGGGCAGAGGCTAGATCCTGACCAAAGGGTTTCTCAAAAATAATCCGTCGCCACTGGTCAGGTGTTTCCTGAACCAGTCCCGCTGCCCCAAGCTGCTGGGTTATCTCCGTAAAGAAGGTGGGAGCCGTGGCGAAATAGAAGAGAACGTTGCCCTGGCTGTTAAATTTTTGATCGAGCTGTTGGAGTTGGGCGGCAAGATGCTGATAGGTGTCCGGGGCCTGAAAGTCACCCGCCAGGTAGTGAAGCCGAGGCTCTAACCACTCCCACACCTCTGAGTCCAGAGCCTCTGCCGCAAACTCCTGTAAATCTTGGTGGATTTGGCTGCGAAAGGCATCGGTTTGGGTGGGGGTGCGGCCAATCCCTAAAATCGCAAAGGCATCGGGTAACAGCTTGTTTTGGGCGAGATTATGGAGGGCCGGAATTAGTTTCCGCTTCGTTAAGTCTCCGGCAGCGCCAAAAACAACAATGATGCAGGGACCAGCAACTTCAATGGCATCCATCGATTTTAAGCTAGGTGCAGTGGCGATCATCGGGTCCCCCTTACTTTTCCACATGGCCACCAAACTGGTAGCGCATGGCCGACAGGACTTTTTCCGCGAAGGTATGTTCTTGGCGAGAGCGAAATCGTGTGTAGAGGGCGGCGGACAGAACATCCGCCGGAACAGCAGATTCAATGGCGGCCATCAAGGTCCAACGTCCTTCGCCAGAGTCTTGGACATGGCCAGAATAGCTAGACAAAGCTGGATCCTCGGCTAAAGCGATCGCAGTTAGATCGAGTAACCAAGACCCCACCACACTCCCCCGTCGCCAGACTTCGGCAATGTCGGCTGTATTTAGGCTGTATCGATAATCGACGGGAAGTTCCTCTGAGTTCGCGCTACGAAAAATATCAAACCCCTCGGCATAGGCCTGCATCAACGCATATTCAACGCCGTTGTGCACCATCTTGACGAAATGTCCAGCCCCCACTGGACCACAGTGTAAATAGCCCTCTTCAGCAGTTCCCTTGAGCTGCTCTCGGCCAGGGGTTGTTTCGATCTCTCCTTTGCCCGGTGCAACGGTTTTTAAAATAGGGTCCAGCTGCTCAACAGCCTCCTGGGGTCCTCCAATCATTAAGCAGTACCCTCTGTCCAGCCCCCACACTCCGCCACTAGTGCCAATATCAACATAGTGAATCCCTTGTTTTTGCAGCGCTTGGGATCGTCGGACATCATCCTTGTAGTAGGAATTGCCACCATCGATGATGATGTCATCGCGCTCCAATTTGTCCGCTAGCTTCCCGATCATTTGCTCCGTCACCTCTCCCGCAGGCACCATCACCCAGATAATGCGAGGAGGCGTGAGTTTTTGGACTAAGTCGTCTAGGGAGGCCGCGCCGATGGCCCCTTCGGCTTCTAACTGGGCAACTTTATCGGGAGTGCGGTTATACACTACACAACTATGTCCATAACGCATCAGACGCCGAACAATATTGGCCCCCATGCGTCCAAGGCCGATCATGCCGATTTCCATAATGTTTTCCTGTGGTTTGGGATAAAGAGTTAAAGGAGTAGTGGCAATACTGGTTTGAGAGGCTCTGGTGACTCTCGCAAAATCAAAGAACGGTTAAGAGCTAGTAGCTCCTTCTGCCAGGGTCAGGGCAATCTAGGGCAAGGCTCCCTGAATAGCAACGCGCAGGGTATTTAGCCCTAATTCGATATCGCTGCCTAAATGGACTCGAAGGACTCGACGTTTGCGTTCCGCCAGAACTTGAAAGTCTCCTCTAGCTTGGGCGGCTTTAACGACCCCAAAGCTGTAGCCATGTCCGGGAATGGGAATATCGACCTCGTCCTGACAGGTGATTTGGAGAAAAACCCCCGTGTTGGGGCCACCCTTATAGGCTTGGCCTGTGGAATGGAGAAACCGAGGACCAAAGCCAAGGCAGGTGGCCACCTGTTTGCGATCGCAGACCGTCTTCCGCATGATCTGCAGTTGTTCTCGGTGGACCTCATTCATTTGGATATAGGCTAGTAGGGCAAAGTAGTCCCCTGGATGGATACGGCTCAAATGGGCATGGAGAAACCCGCACAACGTGGGTTCAGCCTTGAGGGACGCTGTAAGCACAGCCCCATTGTCTGGGTCAGTGAACAACTGCAGTCCAGCCTCCTGGAAAATCGGAGTTTCGGCAGGCAAAAGGCCCGTTTGTTCATAGGCATCCGTGAGCTGACGGGTGGCAATTTTGCTGGCTTCCACATCTGGCTGATTAAAAGCATGAATGTTTAGGACTGCCCCCGCCACAGCCGTGGCCATCTCCCACCTAAAAAATTCTTGGCCCAACTGGTAGGCATCAGTGACACAAATCTGAATCACGGGATGGCCTGCCGCTTTCAGGGCGGCGACCTGCTGGTCCTGGGCTGGATCGGGCGCAGCGTTCAAGCGAATGTAGGCAAAGATGCGATCGCAGTCATAATTC
The genomic region above belongs to Acaryochloris sp. CCMEE 5410 and contains:
- the gnd gene encoding phosphogluconate dehydrogenase (NAD(+)-dependent, decarboxylating), which gives rise to MEIGMIGLGRMGANIVRRLMRYGHSCVVYNRTPDKVAQLEAEGAIGAASLDDLVQKLTPPRIIWVMVPAGEVTEQMIGKLADKLERDDIIIDGGNSYYKDDVRRSQALQKQGIHYVDIGTSGGVWGLDRGYCLMIGGPQEAVEQLDPILKTVAPGKGEIETTPGREQLKGTAEEGYLHCGPVGAGHFVKMVHNGVEYALMQAYAEGFDIFRSANSEELPVDYRYSLNTADIAEVWRRGSVVGSWLLDLTAIALAEDPALSSYSGHVQDSGEGRWTLMAAIESAVPADVLSAALYTRFRSRQEHTFAEKVLSAMRYQFGGHVEK
- the zwf gene encoding glucose-6-phosphate dehydrogenase — encoded protein: MIATAPSLKSMDAIEVAGPCIIVVFGAAGDLTKRKLIPALHNLAQNKLLPDAFAILGIGRTPTQTDAFRSQIHQDLQEFAAEALDSEVWEWLEPRLHYLAGDFQAPDTYQHLAAQLQQLDQKFNSQGNVLFYFATAPTFFTEITQQLGAAGLVQETPDQWRRIIFEKPFGQDLASAQRLNQEIGQVLTESQIYRIDHYLGKETVQNILVFRFGNGLFEPVWNHRYIDHIQITVAEQVGVESRGGYYEGSGALRDMIQNHLFQLLALTAMEPPVSFEADAVRDEKSKVLKAIEPLTAEEVLTCAVRGQYGEGQIKDQSVSAYRLESRVSPDSNTETFAALKLTIDNWRWAGVPFYLRTGKRLPERVSEIAIQFKRVPSLLFRETSIDQLTDNFLVLRLQPNEGISLQFGAKVPGPKVRMGSVNMDFCYANYFDSTPTTGYETLLYDCMIGDATLFQRSDNVELGWQIVMPILDVWSALPSRDFPNYGAGSWGPQTATDLLTRDGRQWHSSSPQFCSA
- the fbp gene encoding class 1 fructose-bisphosphatase, which gives rise to MSHPTTFNSHLWQQHRLAQQPIEISILLTQMGFAAKVLAREISRAALMGNLGLMGETNATGDAQKKLDVFSNQIVIDAFSNIGLVAAIASEELDQVKLIECGQAAQYILCTDPLDGSSNTDTGSAVGTIFGIYRRQTSGYCSTEADALQPGTELVAAGYVLYGTSTMLVYTTGSRVDGFTLDPSLGEFFLSHENIRCPETGKTYSANLSYYQEWHPHIQNFADYLSDRKSHTAHTLRYSGALVADVHRCLLEGGLYFYPPTEDQPEGKLRLLYECAPLAFLVEQAGGMATSGLARIMDLEVTSIHQRSPLVIGSQVAVNLYKTFLEQGKAA